One stretch of Paenibacillus sp. AN1007 DNA includes these proteins:
- a CDS encoding benzoate/H(+) symporter BenE family transporter produces MIRGRDLISPVTAALISVIVNYGGTFILVFQAAKAAGLSPEMTASWIWSISIGVGITGIWLSYRYKEPIITAWSTPAAAFLVSMLAVTPYSEAIGAYMISAVGFVILGMSGLFERFVRLIPPGIASGLLAGILLQFGISAFEGAKVEPALVILLFTAYIVLKRFTSRYAIVGILVLGLIYLVIMGKTDFSSIQLAVALPVFTAPEFSIQALLGVALPLFIITLTGQYMPGMLVLRNDGFRTSANPILTVTGLGSLIAAPFGSHAFNVAAITAAICTGKDAHEDASKRYIAGIACGVFYITVGIFGVTLAALFLILPAAFIATLAGLALLGTIGGSLANALADPNGRETALITFLATAANVTLFGIGGAFWGLVAGVMAHLLIHHKFAKKQLGTNG; encoded by the coding sequence ATGATTCGTGGGCGCGATTTGATATCGCCAGTGACTGCGGCTTTAATTTCTGTCATTGTCAATTATGGAGGGACCTTCATTCTTGTGTTTCAAGCGGCTAAAGCAGCAGGGTTAAGCCCGGAAATGACCGCTTCCTGGATATGGTCCATATCGATAGGCGTGGGGATCACGGGGATTTGGCTTAGTTACCGCTATAAAGAACCTATCATTACAGCGTGGTCTACTCCAGCGGCAGCCTTCCTTGTGTCCATGCTGGCTGTAACTCCTTATTCAGAAGCCATAGGTGCTTATATGATATCCGCCGTTGGTTTTGTCATTTTGGGCATGTCTGGCTTGTTTGAACGGTTCGTCCGATTAATTCCGCCAGGGATCGCTTCTGGGTTACTTGCAGGAATTTTACTTCAGTTTGGTATCTCCGCGTTTGAAGGGGCCAAGGTCGAACCTGCACTGGTTATTCTATTGTTCACCGCCTATATCGTGTTAAAGCGGTTTACATCTCGCTATGCCATCGTTGGTATATTGGTTCTCGGCCTGATCTACCTGGTGATTATGGGGAAAACCGATTTCAGCTCCATTCAGCTCGCGGTCGCTTTACCTGTATTCACAGCTCCCGAATTTTCAATTCAGGCCCTGCTCGGTGTGGCCCTGCCGTTATTTATTATTACGCTGACAGGACAGTACATGCCAGGTATGCTGGTTCTTCGCAATGATGGTTTTCGAACGAGTGCCAACCCTATATTAACGGTAACTGGCCTGGGTTCACTTATCGCCGCACCATTCGGCTCACATGCATTTAACGTGGCAGCCATTACCGCAGCCATATGCACGGGGAAAGATGCGCATGAAGATGCATCCAAGCGTTATATAGCAGGCATTGCCTGCGGAGTCTTCTACATAACTGTCGGAATCTTCGGAGTAACCTTAGCAGCGTTATTTTTAATTCTTCCAGCAGCTTTTATCGCCACACTAGCAGGGCTGGCTTTGCTTGGAACGATCGGCGGCAGCCTGGCTAACGCTCTGGCGGACCCGAACGGAAGGGAAACGGCATTGATTACATTTTTAGCAACAGCGGCTAATGTAACTTTGTTTGGCATCGGCGGTGCATTTTGGGGACTTGTGGCTGGAGTCATGGCGCATCTTCTAATTCATCATAAATTTGCAAAAAAACAACTTGGAACGAATGGTTAA
- a CDS encoding YggS family pyridoxal phosphate-dependent enzyme, producing MDYPVEENLKMVRKQMALACKASGRNVTDVQLLLATKTVPLEKLQIAVQAGEQLFGENKVQELRDKYPLMEQSKAVEWHFIGHLQTNKVKEVIKYVTMIHSVDRLKLGQVLHDQLVKEQRTMDILVQINTSYEESKFGASPEQAVELVEQLSQFETLHVKGLMTIGKLHASAEETRQCFRLLKQLSIEIRERNISRVDMGMLSMGMSGDFSMAIEEGATIVRVGTNVFGPRYLPDEYYWNEHTKIED from the coding sequence TTGGATTATCCGGTTGAAGAAAATTTGAAAATGGTTAGAAAACAAATGGCTCTGGCCTGCAAGGCTTCTGGGAGAAACGTTACCGATGTGCAGCTGCTTTTAGCGACGAAAACGGTGCCGCTTGAGAAGTTACAGATCGCTGTGCAGGCAGGTGAACAGCTGTTTGGAGAAAACAAGGTGCAGGAACTGCGAGATAAATATCCTCTTATGGAGCAGTCCAAAGCGGTGGAATGGCATTTTATCGGACATCTGCAGACGAATAAAGTAAAGGAGGTTATTAAGTATGTGACCATGATCCATTCGGTGGATCGTCTGAAGCTCGGGCAGGTCTTACATGACCAGCTTGTCAAAGAACAGCGCACAATGGACATTCTAGTACAAATCAATACGTCCTATGAAGAAAGTAAATTCGGTGCTTCTCCAGAGCAAGCAGTGGAGCTCGTTGAACAATTGTCTCAATTTGAAACGCTGCATGTAAAAGGGTTAATGACGATTGGGAAACTCCATGCATCAGCTGAAGAGACCCGTCAATGTTTTCGGTTGTTGAAACAGCTCAGCATAGAGATTAGAGAGAGAAACATCTCGCGTGTCGACATGGGAATGTTATCGATGGGCATGTCGGGTGATTTCAGTATGGCGATTGAAGAGGGAGCGACCATCGTTCGTGTGGGAACCAATGTGTTTGGCCCACGTTATCTGCCCGATGAATACTACTGGAACGAACATACAAAGATAGAAGATTAG
- the rbsB gene encoding ribose ABC transporter substrate-binding protein RbsB, translating to MKKWILTLVSMMLIVVLAGCSLEPPGWAKPKTAGGKEQKKIGLSISTLNNPFFVSLKDGVVAEAQKQGIQVVVVDAQNDSAKQTNDVDDLIQQGVDALLINPADSAAISTAVQSANSVGIPVITLDRSADKGEVAALVASDNAKGGRMAAEYIVKQLGEGAKVIELEGVPGASATRERGKGFHEIADQKLDVVAKQSADFDRSKGLNVMENLLQGNPGVQAVFAHNDEMALGAIEAIQSSGKDIPVIGFDGNDDAIKSIQDGKLTATVAQQPELIGQLALQAALDVLSGKQVEKSIPAELKLVTKENVNQ from the coding sequence ATGAAAAAATGGATATTAACGCTGGTAAGTATGATGCTGATTGTTGTTCTCGCCGGATGCTCGCTGGAACCACCAGGATGGGCGAAACCGAAGACGGCGGGAGGCAAAGAGCAGAAAAAGATTGGTTTGTCGATCTCGACACTAAATAATCCGTTCTTTGTGTCCTTGAAAGATGGTGTCGTTGCAGAAGCTCAGAAACAAGGCATTCAGGTTGTCGTGGTGGATGCTCAGAATGACTCCGCGAAACAGACGAATGATGTGGACGATCTGATTCAGCAGGGTGTAGACGCCTTACTCATCAACCCGGCAGATTCCGCAGCGATCTCTACAGCGGTTCAATCCGCTAATAGTGTTGGCATTCCGGTAATTACGCTGGATCGTTCGGCAGATAAAGGTGAAGTTGCAGCTCTCGTTGCATCCGATAATGCGAAGGGTGGACGTATGGCAGCCGAATATATCGTGAAGCAGCTGGGTGAGGGGGCCAAAGTTATTGAACTTGAAGGTGTGCCAGGTGCATCTGCTACCCGGGAGCGGGGCAAAGGATTCCATGAGATTGCAGATCAGAAGCTGGATGTGGTTGCCAAACAATCTGCTGACTTTGACCGTTCCAAAGGTCTGAATGTTATGGAGAACTTGCTGCAGGGGAATCCGGGAGTACAAGCCGTATTTGCACACAATGACGAGATGGCTCTGGGTGCCATCGAAGCGATTCAAAGCTCAGGTAAAGATATCCCGGTAATCGGATTTGACGGTAACGATGATGCCATTAAATCGATTCAGGATGGCAAACTTACAGCGACCGTAGCTCAGCAGCCCGAACTAATCGGACAGCTTGCGCTGCAGGCGGCATTGGATGTGCTGAGCGGTAAACAGGTTGAGAAATCCATCCCGGCTGAATTGAAGCTGGTTACCAAGGAAAACGTAAATCAATAA
- the rbsC gene encoding ribose ABC transporter permease RbsC: MTTMQNNKTAKSGFRLSGVTQKLGPLLGLIILIVIVSVLNPSFLEPLNILNLLRQVSINALIAFGMTFVILTGGIDLSVGSILALSSAFVANMMLSGLDPILSIIIGVALGGVMGMVNGLMITKGNMAPFIATLATMTIFRGLTLVYTNGNPITGLGDSLLFQLFGRGYLLGIPVPAITMLITFVILWTILHKTAFGRKTYAIGGNEKASIISGIKVSRVKIMIYSLAGMLAALAGAILTSRLNSAQPTAGTSYELDAIAAVVLGGTSLSGGRGRIVGTLIGVLIIGVLNNGLNLLGVNSFYQMVVKGVVIAIAVLLDRKKTA; encoded by the coding sequence ATGACAACGATGCAGAACAATAAAACAGCCAAAAGTGGTTTCCGCTTGTCAGGCGTAACGCAGAAACTCGGACCATTACTCGGATTAATCATCCTGATTGTTATCGTTTCCGTGCTTAATCCAAGTTTTTTGGAACCGCTTAACATTTTGAATCTGCTCCGTCAGGTTTCCATTAATGCACTGATTGCGTTTGGGATGACGTTTGTTATTCTCACTGGCGGGATTGACCTGTCGGTTGGTTCTATACTTGCACTATCCAGTGCGTTCGTAGCCAATATGATGTTATCCGGTCTTGATCCGATTCTCTCTATTATCATCGGGGTTGCCCTTGGTGGAGTCATGGGTATGGTGAATGGACTGATGATTACCAAGGGGAACATGGCGCCATTTATCGCAACCCTTGCTACAATGACTATTTTCCGAGGTTTGACGCTGGTATACACCAACGGTAACCCGATAACAGGTCTGGGTGACAGTCTGCTGTTCCAGTTGTTTGGACGCGGTTACCTGCTTGGCATTCCGGTACCAGCGATTACGATGCTGATTACCTTTGTCATTCTGTGGACCATTTTGCATAAAACGGCCTTCGGCCGCAAAACGTACGCTATCGGCGGTAATGAGAAAGCTTCCATTATCTCGGGTATCAAGGTATCCCGTGTGAAAATTATGATCTATTCCCTCGCAGGTATGCTTGCAGCGCTTGCTGGTGCAATTCTGACATCCCGTCTGAATTCTGCTCAACCTACGGCAGGTACATCATACGAACTGGACGCTATCGCCGCAGTTGTACTCGGCGGAACAAGTCTTTCCGGCGGTCGGGGACGCATTGTAGGTACATTGATTGGTGTGTTGATTATCGGAGTACTGAATAACGGTCTGAACCTGCTCGGTGTGAACTCCTTTTATCAGATGGTTGTGAAGGGTGTCGTTATTGCTATCGCTGTCCTGCTGGACCGCAAGAAAACTGCGTAA
- a CDS encoding sugar ABC transporter ATP-binding protein, with protein sequence MHIQMHNIHKAFGTNQVLSGVDFELKDGEVHALMGENGAGKSTLMNILIGLHQRDQGTIKIDGKETYFGSPKEAEQLGITFIHQELNVWPEMTVLDNLFIGKEISSSMGLLNTRQMKALASEQFAKLSVDIPLERPAGECSVGQQQMIEIAKALMTNAKVIIMDEPTAALTEREIQKLFEVIRSLRKNGVSIVYISHRMEEIFTICDRITIMRDGRTVDTKAIPDTNFDEVVRKMVGRELTERYPSRKPKYGEVILEVRNANRKELFENVSFDVKAGEVLGFSGLMGSGRTEIMRAIFGLDRLDSGEIHIRGKKVNIRKPSDAVKHGIGFITEDRKDEGLVLDFSIRENMALTNLFSFSSKGFISTSKEQEFVDTLIKRLQIKTQSSETAARNLSGGNQQKVVIAKWVGIGPSVLILDEPTRGVDVGAKREIYQLMNELTDRGVAIIMVSSELPEVLGMSDRIAVVHEGRITGVLPKEQATQEHIMTLATGGQ encoded by the coding sequence ATGCACATTCAGATGCATAACATTCACAAAGCGTTTGGCACCAATCAAGTGCTGAGCGGCGTGGATTTCGAATTAAAAGACGGTGAGGTTCATGCCCTGATGGGAGAAAACGGCGCTGGTAAGTCAACACTGATGAACATTTTGATTGGCCTGCACCAGCGTGATCAGGGAACGATCAAGATAGATGGGAAGGAAACGTATTTTGGCAGTCCGAAAGAAGCGGAGCAGCTCGGTATTACGTTCATTCACCAAGAGCTGAATGTCTGGCCGGAGATGACGGTGCTGGATAACCTGTTTATCGGTAAGGAGATATCGTCCTCCATGGGTCTGCTGAATACAAGACAAATGAAAGCGCTTGCCAGTGAGCAGTTTGCCAAACTGTCGGTCGATATTCCTCTGGAACGTCCTGCCGGAGAGTGCTCTGTTGGACAGCAGCAGATGATTGAGATTGCCAAAGCGCTGATGACCAATGCCAAAGTCATTATTATGGATGAACCTACAGCAGCCTTAACGGAACGTGAGATTCAGAAGCTGTTTGAGGTCATCAGGTCTTTACGTAAGAACGGTGTATCGATTGTCTACATTTCACACCGGATGGAGGAGATTTTCACCATCTGTGATCGCATCACGATTATGCGTGACGGACGTACCGTTGATACCAAAGCGATTCCTGATACAAACTTCGATGAAGTTGTGCGCAAGATGGTTGGTCGTGAGCTGACCGAGCGTTATCCTTCCCGTAAACCGAAATATGGTGAAGTGATATTGGAAGTTCGAAACGCGAACCGCAAAGAATTGTTCGAAAATGTCAGCTTTGATGTGAAAGCTGGCGAAGTATTAGGTTTCTCTGGTCTGATGGGTTCGGGGCGAACAGAGATCATGAGAGCGATCTTTGGTCTGGACCGTCTAGACAGTGGAGAGATCCATATTCGCGGTAAAAAGGTGAACATTCGCAAACCATCCGATGCGGTGAAGCATGGCATCGGTTTTATTACGGAAGACCGGAAGGATGAAGGGCTGGTGCTCGATTTTTCCATCCGTGAGAATATGGCACTGACGAATCTGTTCAGCTTTTCAAGCAAAGGTTTCATCTCGACCTCCAAAGAGCAGGAGTTTGTGGACACACTGATTAAACGGCTGCAGATCAAAACGCAATCCTCGGAAACCGCGGCTCGTAACTTGTCGGGAGGGAACCAGCAGAAGGTCGTTATTGCCAAATGGGTAGGTATTGGTCCGAGTGTTCTCATTCTGGACGAGCCTACTCGCGGGGTGGATGTTGGTGCAAAACGTGAGATATATCAGCTCATGAACGAACTGACGGACCGCGGGGTAGCGATTATCATGGTTTCGTCCGAACTGCCTGAAGTGCTGGGCATGAGTGACCGCATTGCGGTTGTGCATGAAGGGCGTATTACCGGCGTGCTGCCGAAGGAACAAGCGACACAGGAACACATTATGACTCTAGCTACAGGGGGACAGTAA
- the rbsD gene encoding D-ribose pyranase, protein MKRNGILNSHISKILSDLGHTDQIAIADAGLPVPDGVLKIDLALKYGTPSFREVLDVIADDMVIEKVIIASEIQEGNPQTLTYLKEKFGTEVIDDSVNHEQFKALTRQVKAVIRTGEAAPYANCILQSGVYFG, encoded by the coding sequence ATGAAAAGAAACGGCATCTTGAACAGTCACATTTCTAAAATCTTGTCTGACCTGGGTCACACCGATCAGATTGCCATTGCGGATGCGGGCCTGCCCGTTCCGGATGGTGTACTCAAGATTGACCTTGCACTTAAGTATGGTACACCGAGCTTCCGCGAAGTGCTGGACGTCATTGCGGACGACATGGTGATTGAGAAGGTCATCATAGCCAGTGAGATTCAAGAAGGCAATCCCCAGACACTCACCTACCTGAAAGAGAAGTTTGGGACAGAAGTTATCGATGACAGCGTGAATCATGAACAATTCAAAGCCTTAACCCGGCAGGTAAAGGCGGTTATACGCACTGGCGAGGCTGCGCCGTATGCCAATTGCATTTTACAATCGGGGGTTTATTTTGGTTAA
- the rbsK gene encoding ribokinase, whose translation MANICVIGSSSMDLVVTSSRRPGAGETVLGESFKTVPGGKGANQAVAAARLGAEVIMIGRVGDDAFGTEILENFKANRVNTDNVKPVTHSESGTAHIILAEGDNSIIVVEAANREVTPAYVDQAAEAIRNADIVLIQQEIPEETVLHVSRLCAEYKTPLLLNPAPAREVPQEVIDNAAYITPNEHEAEILFRDMKPAEALRQHPNKLFITEGSRGVRYFDGHEEVLVPTYKVEAVDTTGAGDTFNAAFAVALAEGKSIQDSVRFANRAASLSVTKFGAQGGMPTRDEVEETL comes from the coding sequence GACCAGGCGCGGGTGAAACCGTGCTTGGCGAGAGCTTCAAAACCGTACCCGGCGGGAAAGGTGCTAACCAAGCCGTTGCAGCAGCTCGTTTGGGAGCTGAAGTTATCATGATCGGCCGCGTTGGCGATGATGCATTCGGTACAGAAATTTTAGAGAATTTTAAAGCTAATCGTGTAAATACGGATAATGTGAAACCGGTTACACATTCAGAAAGCGGCACTGCTCATATCATCCTGGCCGAAGGAGATAATAGCATTATTGTTGTTGAAGCAGCCAATCGCGAAGTGACCCCTGCTTACGTGGATCAAGCAGCCGAAGCGATCCGTAACGCGGACATTGTACTCATCCAGCAGGAAATCCCGGAGGAAACGGTGCTTCATGTTAGCCGGTTGTGTGCGGAATACAAAACACCATTACTGTTGAACCCCGCTCCGGCCCGTGAAGTACCGCAAGAAGTAATTGATAACGCAGCCTATATTACGCCGAATGAACATGAGGCCGAAATTTTATTTCGAGATATGAAGCCTGCAGAAGCACTCCGTCAGCATCCGAACAAGCTGTTTATCACAGAAGGCAGCAGAGGGGTTCGATATTTTGATGGTCATGAAGAAGTGCTTGTGCCAACCTACAAAGTCGAAGCTGTAGATACAACCGGAGCAGGTGATACGTTTAATGCAGCATTTGCAGTCGCTCTGGCTGAAGGCAAATCGATTCAGGACAGTGTACGTTTTGCCAATCGGGCAGCGTCTCTATCCGTAACCAAGTTTGGTGCTCAGGGCGGTATGCCAACTCGGGACGAAGTAGAGGAGACTCTATAA